A section of the Oncorhynchus gorbuscha isolate QuinsamMale2020 ecotype Even-year linkage group LG04, OgorEven_v1.0, whole genome shotgun sequence genome encodes:
- the LOC124033767 gene encoding 60S ribosomal protein L13-like gives MAPSRNGMLLNPHFHKDWQTRVRTWFNQPARKTRRRKARQIKARRIAPRPVAGPLRPQVRCPTIRYHTKVRAGRGFTLEELKAAGIHKKTARTIGISVDSRRRNRSSESLQANVQRLKEYRSKLILFPRKASAPKKGDSTEEEIKMATQLSGAVMPIKNVHKKEKARVISEDEKNFKAFASLRMARANARLFGIRAKRAKEAEAESIDKKK, from the exons ATGGCACCCAGCCGGAATGGCATGCTTTTGAACCCACACTTCCACAAAGACTGGCAGACGAGGGTGCGCACCTGGTTCAACCAGCCCGCAAGGAAGACTCGCAG GCGAAAGGCCCGTCAAATCAAGGCTCGTCGTATTGCCCCACGTCCTGTGGCTGGTCCTCTCAGGCCTCAAGTCAGGTGTCCCACCATCAGGTATCACACCAAGGTGCGCGCCGGACGTGGCTTCACCCTGGAGGAGCTCAAG GCTGCCGGTATCCACAAGAAGACAGCCCGCACCATTGGCATCTCGGTTGACTCCCGCCGTCGCAACAGATCATCGGAGTCCCTGCAGGCCAATGTACAGCGCCTGAAAGAGTACCGCTCCAAGCTCATCCTCTTCCCCAGGAAGGCCTCCGCACCCAAGAAGGGAGACAGCACT GAGGAGGAAATCAAGATGGCCACGCAGCTCTCTGGTGCTGTCATGCCTATCAAGAAT GTGCACAAGAAGGAGAAAGCCAGGGTGATTTCTGAGGATGAGAAGAACTTCAAGGCTTTCGCCAGCCTGCGTATGGCTCGTGCCAATGCTCGTCTCTTCGGCATCCGTGCCAAGAGGGCAAAGGAGGCGGAGGCGGAGAGTATTGACAAGAAGAAATAA